One part of the Bacteroidota bacterium genome encodes these proteins:
- a CDS encoding cold shock domain-containing protein produces MNKGTVKFFNDAKGFGFIKGENGQEIFVHVSGIKEDIRENDQVTYDTQEGKKGLNAVNVCLA; encoded by the coding sequence ATGAATAAAGGAACAGTAAAATTTTTCAACGATGCCAAAGGCTTCGGATTTATTAAAGGTGAAAACGGACAAGAAATATTTGTTCACGTATCAGGAATAAAAGAAGATATCCGTGAGAACGATCAAGTAACATACGATACACAAGAAGGTAAAAAAGGTCTTAATGCAGTAAACGTTTGTTTAGCATAA